Part of the Gaiellales bacterium genome is shown below.
AAGAACAGATCGCCGTAGTCGTTCGGGTTGATCGCCTTGATCTGGATGTTGAGGCCGATCTTCTTGCCCGCGTCCTGGATGATCGAGGCGATGTTGATGTAGCGCTGGAACGAGGCGCGGGTGGCGATCACCACCGTCCCGCTTGTGTCCCCCTTGGCGGCGAGCTTCTTCGCGCCCGCGATGTCGACCTTCGGCTGGGGCAGCTTCGCGAAGGCGGCCGCGGCCTGCGTGCGCGCGTAGCCCCACTGGGCCAGCGGCAGCTGCGTGTTCGGAAGCGGCGTCGCGGCGCCGTTGTAGACCGTCTGCGCGAGCGCCTTGCGGTCGACCGCCATGAGCAGCGCCTTGCGGATGTTGATGTCCGCCATCGGGCCGGTCGTGGTCGAGATGTAGATGACGGTGAAGAGCATGCTCTTCCCCAGATAGAGCTTCCCGGCCGACGACGAGCGCAGCTGGTTGAGGCCGCTGTAGGGCGTGTGGTAGGCGCCGTCGATCTCCCCGCTCAGGAGCCCGGTGGTCATCGTGGACTCCTCGGGGATGAAGCTGAACTGGATCGCCTTCGTCATGGGCGCGTGGGCGGTGTCCCAGTAGGCGTCGTTGCGGGCGAGGGCGATGTTCGCACCCTGGGTCCAGCCCGTGAACTTGAACGGCCCGGTGCCGACGGGACCGGCGGCGGGCGTCCCGTAGTTCTTGCCCTTCGCCTGCACGTAGGCCGCCGGGCCGACGCCGCCGGCCGGCGTGGACATCAGCCCGGGGAACACGACGTCCGCGTTCTTCATCCGCACCGTGACCTCCCACGGCCCGGTCTGGTCGATGCTCTTGACGTTCGCGTACGCGAAGGCCCAGTACGAGTTCGGATCGAGGTTCCGCTTCAGGCTGTAGATGACGTCGGCGGTCGTCATCGGGGTGCCGTCGTGGAACTTCACGCCCTGGC
Proteins encoded:
- a CDS encoding ABC transporter substrate-binding protein, which translates into the protein MTEDRFDLYEELTRDGLSRSDLFRRGAALGLTVPTIAAIAAACGNTSKSTSIVSGAAGVAQIGTDVTTPAPSGELAQLKWGLFYEPSSLDWIYSYNYEENTVVTNVTEALMRLTPQFEIEPSLAESYKLADDLTHVYTIRQGVKFHDGTPMTTADVIYSLKRNLDPNSYWAFAYANVKSIDQTGPWEVTVRMKNADVVFPGLMSTPAGGVGPAAYVQAKGKNYGTPAAGPVGTGPFKFTGWTQGANIALARNDAYWDTAHAPMTKAIQFSFIPEESTMTTGLLSGEIDGAYHTPYSGLNQLRSSSAGKLYLGKSMLFTVIYISTTTGPMADINIRKALLMAVDRKALAQTVYNGAATPLPNTQLPLAQWGYARTQAAAAFAKLPQPKVDIAGAKKLAAKGDTSGTVVIATRASFQRYINIASIIQDAGKKIGLNIQIKAINPNDYGDLFFSSDARKGIDLFVSENYADIPEPLETLYATVTPQPPDAAVSYNYDEYDNPTVTKALDQAIGESDENTRAALIIKAQSVLAEQPANLPLVSPAVPLFMSSRVTGAPASFCYLYYPWARDVGAA